A genomic stretch from Eptesicus fuscus isolate TK198812 chromosome 15, DD_ASM_mEF_20220401, whole genome shotgun sequence includes:
- the RXRA gene encoding retinoic acid receptor RXR-alpha isoform X3 has product MDTKHFLPLDFSTQVNSSPLSSPTGRGSMAAPSLHPSLGPGLGAPLGSPGQLHSPISGMGPPFSVISSPMGPHSLSVPTTPTLGFGTGSPQLSSPMNPVSSTEDIKPPLGLNGVLKVPAHPSGNMASFTKHICAICGDRSSGKHYGVYSCEGCKGFFKRTVRKDLTYTCRDNKDCLIDKRQRNRCQYCRYQKCLAMGMKREAVQEERQRGKDRGESEVESTSSANEDMPVEKILEAELAVEPKTETYVEASVGLNPSSPNDPVTNICQAADKQLFTLVEWAKRVPHFSELPLDDQVILLRAGWNELLIASFSHRSIAVKDGILLATGLHVHRNSAHSAGVGAIFDRVLTELVSKMRDMHMDKTELGCLRAIVLFNPDSKGLSNPAEVEALREKVYASLEAYCKHKYPEQPGRFAKLLLRLPALRSIGLKCLEHLFFFKLIGDTPIDTFLMEMLEAPHQMT; this is encoded by the exons ACTTCTCCACCCAGGTGAACAGCTCCCCCCTCAGCTCGCCCACGGGGCGGGGCTCCATGGCTGCCCCCTCGCTGCACCCCTCGCTGGGGCCCGGCCTCGGCGCCCCGCTCGGCTCCCCGGGACAGCTGCACTCGCCCATCAGCGGCATGGGCCCGCCGTTCTCCGTCATCAGCTCCCCCATGGGCCCCCACTCCCTGTCCGTGCCCACCACGCCCACGCTGGGCTTCGGCACCGGCAGCCCGCAG CTCAGCTCGCCCATGAACCCCGTCAGCAGCACGGAGGACATCAAGCCCCCGCTGGGCCTCAATGGCGTCCTCAAGGTCCCGGCCCACCCCTCAGGGAACATGGCGTCCTTCACCAAGCACATCTGCGCCATCTGCGGGGACCGCTCCTCAG gcaAGCACTACGGCGTGTACAGCTGCGAGGGCTGCAAAGGCTTCTTCAAGCGGACGGTGCGCAAGGACCTGACCTACACCTGCCGGGACAACAAGGACTGCCTCATCGACAAGCGGCAGCGCAACCGCTGCCAGTACTGCCGCTACCAGAAGTGCCTGGCCATGGGCATGAAGCGGGAAG CCGTGCAGGAGGAGCGGCAGCGGGGCAAGGACCGCGGCGAGAGCGAGGTGGAGTCGACGAGCAGCGCCAACGAGGACATGCCGGTGGAGAAGATCCTGGAGGCCGAGCTGGCCGTCGAGCCCAAGACGGAGACGTACGTGGAGGCCAGCGTGGGGCTGAACCCCAGCTCG CCCAACGACCCCGTCACCAACATCTGCCAGGCGGCCGACAAGCAGCTCTTCACGCTGGTGGAGTGGGCCAAGCGGGTCCCGCACTTCTCTGAGCTGCCGCTGGACGACCAGGTCATCCTGCTGCGGGCCG GCTGGAACGAGCTGCTCATCGCCTCCTTCTCGCACCGGTCCATCGCCGTGAAGGACGGGATCCTGCTGGCCACGGGGCTGCACGTGCACCGGAACAGCGCCCACAGCGCGGGGGTGGGCGCCATCTTCGACAG GGTCCTGACGGAGCTGGTGTCCAAGATGCGGGACATGCACATGGACAAGACGGAGCTGGGCTGCCTGCGGGCCATCGTGCTCTTCAACCCGG ACTCCAAGGGGCTGTCGAACCCGGCCGAGGTGGAGGCGCTGCGGGAGAAGGTGTACGCGTCCCTGGAGGCGTACTGCAAACACAAGTACCCGGAGCAGCCGGGGAG GTTCGCCAAGCTGCTGCTGCGCCTGCCGGCCCTGCGCTCCATCGGCCTCAAGTGCCTGGAGCACCTGTTCTTCTTCAAGCTCATCGGGGACACGCCCATCGACACGTTCCTCATGGAGATGCTGGAGGCCCCGCACCAAATGACTtag
- the RXRA gene encoding retinoic acid receptor RXR-alpha isoform X2: MNPVSSTEDIKPPLGLNGVLKVPAHPSGNMASFTKHICAICGDRSSGKHYGVYSCEGCKGFFKRTVRKDLTYTCRDNKDCLIDKRQRNRCQYCRYQKCLAMGMKREAVQEERQRGKDRGESEVESTSSANEDMPVEKILEAELAVEPKTETYVEASVGLNPSSPNDPVTNICQAADKQLFTLVEWAKRVPHFSELPLDDQVILLRAGWNELLIASFSHRSIAVKDGILLATGLHVHRNSAHSAGVGAIFDRVLTELVSKMRDMHMDKTELGCLRAIVLFNPDSKGLSNPAEVEALREKVYASLEAYCKHKYPEQPGRFAKLLLRLPALRSIGLKCLEHLFFFKLIGDTPIDTFLMEMLEAPHQMT, translated from the exons ATGAACCCCGTCAGCAGCACGGAGGACATCAAGCCCCCGCTGGGCCTCAATGGCGTCCTCAAGGTCCCGGCCCACCCCTCAGGGAACATGGCGTCCTTCACCAAGCACATCTGCGCCATCTGCGGGGACCGCTCCTCAG gcaAGCACTACGGCGTGTACAGCTGCGAGGGCTGCAAAGGCTTCTTCAAGCGGACGGTGCGCAAGGACCTGACCTACACCTGCCGGGACAACAAGGACTGCCTCATCGACAAGCGGCAGCGCAACCGCTGCCAGTACTGCCGCTACCAGAAGTGCCTGGCCATGGGCATGAAGCGGGAAG CCGTGCAGGAGGAGCGGCAGCGGGGCAAGGACCGCGGCGAGAGCGAGGTGGAGTCGACGAGCAGCGCCAACGAGGACATGCCGGTGGAGAAGATCCTGGAGGCCGAGCTGGCCGTCGAGCCCAAGACGGAGACGTACGTGGAGGCCAGCGTGGGGCTGAACCCCAGCTCG CCCAACGACCCCGTCACCAACATCTGCCAGGCGGCCGACAAGCAGCTCTTCACGCTGGTGGAGTGGGCCAAGCGGGTCCCGCACTTCTCTGAGCTGCCGCTGGACGACCAGGTCATCCTGCTGCGGGCCG GCTGGAACGAGCTGCTCATCGCCTCCTTCTCGCACCGGTCCATCGCCGTGAAGGACGGGATCCTGCTGGCCACGGGGCTGCACGTGCACCGGAACAGCGCCCACAGCGCGGGGGTGGGCGCCATCTTCGACAG GGTCCTGACGGAGCTGGTGTCCAAGATGCGGGACATGCACATGGACAAGACGGAGCTGGGCTGCCTGCGGGCCATCGTGCTCTTCAACCCGG ACTCCAAGGGGCTGTCGAACCCGGCCGAGGTGGAGGCGCTGCGGGAGAAGGTGTACGCGTCCCTGGAGGCGTACTGCAAACACAAGTACCCGGAGCAGCCGGGGAG GTTCGCCAAGCTGCTGCTGCGCCTGCCGGCCCTGCGCTCCATCGGCCTCAAGTGCCTGGAGCACCTGTTCTTCTTCAAGCTCATCGGGGACACGCCCATCGACACGTTCCTCATGGAGATGCTGGAGGCCCCGCACCAAATGACTtag
- the RXRA gene encoding retinoic acid receptor RXR-alpha isoform X4: MAAPSLHPSLGPGLGAPLGSPGQLHSPISGMGPPFSVISSPMGPHSLSVPTTPTLGFGTGSPQLSSPMNPVSSTEDIKPPLGLNGVLKVPAHPSGNMASFTKHICAICGDRSSGKHYGVYSCEGCKGFFKRTVRKDLTYTCRDNKDCLIDKRQRNRCQYCRYQKCLAMGMKREAVQEERQRGKDRGESEVESTSSANEDMPVEKILEAELAVEPKTETYVEASVGLNPSSPNDPVTNICQAADKQLFTLVEWAKRVPHFSELPLDDQVILLRAGWNELLIASFSHRSIAVKDGILLATGLHVHRNSAHSAGVGAIFDRVLTELVSKMRDMHMDKTELGCLRAIVLFNPDSKGLSNPAEVEALREKVYASLEAYCKHKYPEQPGRFAKLLLRLPALRSIGLKCLEHLFFFKLIGDTPIDTFLMEMLEAPHQMT; this comes from the exons ATGGCTGCCCCCTCGCTGCACCCCTCGCTGGGGCCCGGCCTCGGCGCCCCGCTCGGCTCCCCGGGACAGCTGCACTCGCCCATCAGCGGCATGGGCCCGCCGTTCTCCGTCATCAGCTCCCCCATGGGCCCCCACTCCCTGTCCGTGCCCACCACGCCCACGCTGGGCTTCGGCACCGGCAGCCCGCAG CTCAGCTCGCCCATGAACCCCGTCAGCAGCACGGAGGACATCAAGCCCCCGCTGGGCCTCAATGGCGTCCTCAAGGTCCCGGCCCACCCCTCAGGGAACATGGCGTCCTTCACCAAGCACATCTGCGCCATCTGCGGGGACCGCTCCTCAG gcaAGCACTACGGCGTGTACAGCTGCGAGGGCTGCAAAGGCTTCTTCAAGCGGACGGTGCGCAAGGACCTGACCTACACCTGCCGGGACAACAAGGACTGCCTCATCGACAAGCGGCAGCGCAACCGCTGCCAGTACTGCCGCTACCAGAAGTGCCTGGCCATGGGCATGAAGCGGGAAG CCGTGCAGGAGGAGCGGCAGCGGGGCAAGGACCGCGGCGAGAGCGAGGTGGAGTCGACGAGCAGCGCCAACGAGGACATGCCGGTGGAGAAGATCCTGGAGGCCGAGCTGGCCGTCGAGCCCAAGACGGAGACGTACGTGGAGGCCAGCGTGGGGCTGAACCCCAGCTCG CCCAACGACCCCGTCACCAACATCTGCCAGGCGGCCGACAAGCAGCTCTTCACGCTGGTGGAGTGGGCCAAGCGGGTCCCGCACTTCTCTGAGCTGCCGCTGGACGACCAGGTCATCCTGCTGCGGGCCG GCTGGAACGAGCTGCTCATCGCCTCCTTCTCGCACCGGTCCATCGCCGTGAAGGACGGGATCCTGCTGGCCACGGGGCTGCACGTGCACCGGAACAGCGCCCACAGCGCGGGGGTGGGCGCCATCTTCGACAG GGTCCTGACGGAGCTGGTGTCCAAGATGCGGGACATGCACATGGACAAGACGGAGCTGGGCTGCCTGCGGGCCATCGTGCTCTTCAACCCGG ACTCCAAGGGGCTGTCGAACCCGGCCGAGGTGGAGGCGCTGCGGGAGAAGGTGTACGCGTCCCTGGAGGCGTACTGCAAACACAAGTACCCGGAGCAGCCGGGGAG GTTCGCCAAGCTGCTGCTGCGCCTGCCGGCCCTGCGCTCCATCGGCCTCAAGTGCCTGGAGCACCTGTTCTTCTTCAAGCTCATCGGGGACACGCCCATCGACACGTTCCTCATGGAGATGCTGGAGGCCCCGCACCAAATGACTtag